Proteins from a genomic interval of Poecile atricapillus isolate bPoeAtr1 chromosome 1, bPoeAtr1.hap1, whole genome shotgun sequence:
- the BAG5 gene encoding BAG family molecular chaperone regulator 5 isoform X2, whose amino-acid sequence MAMGNQHPSIKRLHEIQKEVKEIEQQVAVFSGLSTDRDYKKLERSLTKQLFEIDSVDTEGKGDIQQARKRAAQETERLLKELEQNANHPRRLEIEALFKEAQSLVEREITPFYKGGNCISDEFEEGIQDIVLRLTQVKTGGKVSLRKARYRTLTKVCAVQEIIESGVKQQLSLPLSNDAHPSVSKINSVMCDVNKARGTLIALLMGVSSNDTCRHLSCVLTGLIADLDALDVCGRTEIRNYRKEVVEEINKLQKYLDLDEEANSTHAYDLAQNQSILKIEEIRKKMKEVNSLLLKTENASDLYLGSKAELQGLIAHLDEVSPGKNPCIREARRRAVIEVQTLITYIDLKEALEKRQMYPEQTAAEHQSHKAVWTVLGNLSQIQQEVISFDGNRTDKNYMRLEELLTKQLLALDAVDPQGDERCKAARKQAVKLAQNILYYLDMKTDEWEY is encoded by the coding sequence ATGGCTATGGGTAACCAACACCCATCCATAAAACGGTTAcatgaaatacagaaagaagTCAAAGAGATTGAACAGCAAGTGGCTGTCTTCAGCGGTCTGTCTACCGACCGAGATTACAAGAAATTGGAAAGAAGCCTTACAAAACAGCTTTTTGAAATCGATTCTGTAGACACCGAAGGGAAGGGGGATATTCAGCAAGCCAGAAAGCGAGCTGCCCAGGAAACTGAGAGGCTGCTGAAGGAACTGGAACAAAATGCAAACCATCCGCGCAGACTGGAAATAGAGGCTTTATTCAAGGAGGCACAGTCACTTGTGGAACGCGAGATCACACCTTTTTACAAAGGAGGAAACTGTATAAGTGATGAATTTGAAGAAGGCATTCAGGACATTGTATTGAGGCTCACTCAGGTGAAAACTGGAGGAAAAGTTTCTCTACGAAAAGCAAGATACCGAACTCTGACAAAGGTATGTGCTGTTCAGGAGATTATAGAGAGTGGTGTAAAGCAACAGCTGTCCCTGCCACTCTCTAATGATGCACATCCTTCTGTCTCCAAAATTAACTCTGTAATGTGTGATGTGAACAAAGCCAGAGGAACTCTCATTGCACTGCTAATGGGAGTGAGTAGTAATGATACCTGCAGGCATCTGTCCTGTGTGCTCACAGGCCTCATTGCTGATTTGGATGCTTTAGATGTCTGCGGTCGCACGGAAATAAGAAATTACAGAAAGGAAGTAGTAGAAGAGATCAATAAATTGCAGAAATATCTGGACTTGGATGAAGAAGCAAATTCTACTCATGCTTATGATTTGGCACAAAATCAGTCCATTCTAAAAATAGAAGAGATCCGTAAGAAGATGAAGGAAGTTAATTCCttacttttaaaaacagagaatgCATCTGATTTGTATCTGGGATCCAAAGCAGAGTTGCAAGGACTAATTGCCCACCTAGATGAAGTGAGtccaggaaaaaatccctgTATTAGAGAGGCCAGGAGAAGAGCAGTAATTGAAGTTCAGACTCTTATAACATATATTGATTTGAAGGAAGCGctggaaaaaaggcaaatgtaCCCAGAGCAAACTGCTGCTGAACATCAGTCTCATAAAGCAGTTTGGACTGTACTTGGAAACTTGTCTCAAATTCAGCAAGAGGTGATTTCATTTGATGGAAACAGAACAGATAAAAATTACATGAGACTGGAAGAACTTCTTACAAAACAACTTCTGGCCCTGGATGCTGTTGATCCGCAAGGTGATGAGCGGTGTAAGGCTGCCAGGAAGCAGGCAGTAAAGCTTGCACAGAATATTCTTTACTATCTGGACATGAAGACAGATGAATGGGAATACTGA
- the BAG5 gene encoding BAG family molecular chaperone regulator 5 isoform X1 — protein MEGLGAASAEGEKVHLELDQGKGMAMGNQHPSIKRLHEIQKEVKEIEQQVAVFSGLSTDRDYKKLERSLTKQLFEIDSVDTEGKGDIQQARKRAAQETERLLKELEQNANHPRRLEIEALFKEAQSLVEREITPFYKGGNCISDEFEEGIQDIVLRLTQVKTGGKVSLRKARYRTLTKVCAVQEIIESGVKQQLSLPLSNDAHPSVSKINSVMCDVNKARGTLIALLMGVSSNDTCRHLSCVLTGLIADLDALDVCGRTEIRNYRKEVVEEINKLQKYLDLDEEANSTHAYDLAQNQSILKIEEIRKKMKEVNSLLLKTENASDLYLGSKAELQGLIAHLDEVSPGKNPCIREARRRAVIEVQTLITYIDLKEALEKRQMYPEQTAAEHQSHKAVWTVLGNLSQIQQEVISFDGNRTDKNYMRLEELLTKQLLALDAVDPQGDERCKAARKQAVKLAQNILYYLDMKTDEWEY, from the exons atggaggggctgggggcggcAAGTGCTGAGGGGGAGAAAG TTCATCTGGAGCTGGACCAGGGAAAAGGAATGGCTATGGGTAACCAACACCCATCCATAAAACGGTTAcatgaaatacagaaagaagTCAAAGAGATTGAACAGCAAGTGGCTGTCTTCAGCGGTCTGTCTACCGACCGAGATTACAAGAAATTGGAAAGAAGCCTTACAAAACAGCTTTTTGAAATCGATTCTGTAGACACCGAAGGGAAGGGGGATATTCAGCAAGCCAGAAAGCGAGCTGCCCAGGAAACTGAGAGGCTGCTGAAGGAACTGGAACAAAATGCAAACCATCCGCGCAGACTGGAAATAGAGGCTTTATTCAAGGAGGCACAGTCACTTGTGGAACGCGAGATCACACCTTTTTACAAAGGAGGAAACTGTATAAGTGATGAATTTGAAGAAGGCATTCAGGACATTGTATTGAGGCTCACTCAGGTGAAAACTGGAGGAAAAGTTTCTCTACGAAAAGCAAGATACCGAACTCTGACAAAGGTATGTGCTGTTCAGGAGATTATAGAGAGTGGTGTAAAGCAACAGCTGTCCCTGCCACTCTCTAATGATGCACATCCTTCTGTCTCCAAAATTAACTCTGTAATGTGTGATGTGAACAAAGCCAGAGGAACTCTCATTGCACTGCTAATGGGAGTGAGTAGTAATGATACCTGCAGGCATCTGTCCTGTGTGCTCACAGGCCTCATTGCTGATTTGGATGCTTTAGATGTCTGCGGTCGCACGGAAATAAGAAATTACAGAAAGGAAGTAGTAGAAGAGATCAATAAATTGCAGAAATATCTGGACTTGGATGAAGAAGCAAATTCTACTCATGCTTATGATTTGGCACAAAATCAGTCCATTCTAAAAATAGAAGAGATCCGTAAGAAGATGAAGGAAGTTAATTCCttacttttaaaaacagagaatgCATCTGATTTGTATCTGGGATCCAAAGCAGAGTTGCAAGGACTAATTGCCCACCTAGATGAAGTGAGtccaggaaaaaatccctgTATTAGAGAGGCCAGGAGAAGAGCAGTAATTGAAGTTCAGACTCTTATAACATATATTGATTTGAAGGAAGCGctggaaaaaaggcaaatgtaCCCAGAGCAAACTGCTGCTGAACATCAGTCTCATAAAGCAGTTTGGACTGTACTTGGAAACTTGTCTCAAATTCAGCAAGAGGTGATTTCATTTGATGGAAACAGAACAGATAAAAATTACATGAGACTGGAAGAACTTCTTACAAAACAACTTCTGGCCCTGGATGCTGTTGATCCGCAAGGTGATGAGCGGTGTAAGGCTGCCAGGAAGCAGGCAGTAAAGCTTGCACAGAATATTCTTTACTATCTGGACATGAAGACAGATGAATGGGAATACTGA